ccacaggttgtgacgttgcaggtcagtgttgaggcgtcctataacgaatggtctagacactgaaagagaagaagagatgCGGATAGAATAACACATTGTTTGGTCATGTCCTTGACACTATTGGGGTCACATTAGAGAACAAAAGTTCATCATGCAGGAAAAGACATTCACTATCACCCCActccacaaacacacacacacagcgatacgtgcgcacacacacacggcGACACAACAGCGACAACACACATACATCGTTTTTTCCAGAAAAAAACTCCCGGGGAAAAGAAAATGTCCAGTGTCCTGTATTGAAATATTTGCCAGGAAATTAGAATTACGTTTAAAACAAGGAGATTGAAATCTAGGAAGTAGAAAGATTTCAAAGTACTTCCCTGCAGCGCCCTGGTCACATGGGTTCCCCATTCCCTTTATAATGTGCTCCATTGTTACACACTCGCGTTGGATACAAGAACACAGATACATAATCATGCGGTGCCTATGGTTAAAATATTAAGCCTGTTGTTTACGGGTGTAGAAAAGacaagagatttttttaaaaggctataaaaaagcaaactagCTAGCAGACGTCAAAGATTAAAACCAGTTATTGTACAGCCCTTTAGTGCTCCAGATAACCATATTTCTTGTAAAAgtgtttatgaaaaaaactgcttgcatatgtgatttttaaaaatagtttttttttcgctttcacaaaagaaaaaaagtagccgttgtataagaactttgaatggtctaaaatattatgtcgGATTTcttctatcttttctagtttacgagatctaaacgggacggacggacggacattccatacagaactaatagcgtcttttccacttTCGAGGGCCGATAAAAAGtttatcaattagtggtaattaattaatttagttttataaaggaaaaaaagaattaaaccttgcagtattgagagatatggtagTGATTTTTCGGGTTTTCCCCGTaaataagcttttgtttttgtttttattaaatagtattttttaaaatattaattaaataatgaaattgaAACATAATTAAACTCTCTTATTTCCCTTAGCTGCACTTCACGTACAGAGGTGTAGACACAGTTTTCCAATGGGGAGGTGGGTAGAGagtgaaatataaagaaatatgcAACGCTTATGTGTCATTTGCAGCATTGGGATACGAACCATACCAGACCATATGTTGCTACtaaacatacacaaaaaaagGAGAAGTCAGGGCAAATAGTAAGAACACACCTGACCGACCCCCCATCAATCAACTTAGCAGCCATTTTTATGAGCATTcaacaacaaaactaaaaagAGGAGTGCCTTAAGTCTCAAACAAACTGAAGATCGCCTACCATATGGAACCCAGAAATACATTCCAGGATAATAGGGAAAATACATTAATGTGTTTTGTGGATCTTGGTTGTCCTAGGTTGAAATCCCACACATACTTGTTGTCTCTCTTAGTCGCGATTGGATAGGTAAAGACTTCATGCATAGGAGAGAGAAATAGTGCTCAACTTTACGACCCTTCAGTGGTTCTCATATCATGTTACCCACCCTACGGCCCGAGAGCCATATCCGGCCTGTGCTATCCGGACCCACGAAACCCCGGCACGCGGTGAGGAGTGAAACCGCAGAAGCTCGacgattatattttttaaacccaTTGAacacttgttttatttatatgcGGGGCCTTTGGCTGGGTGGAGAAGTGTTTGGCTTGGATTCGAATCCCCGTGAAGACagatttaatttcgggattttttatgGCGCTCCTGACTCTAACTAATGAGTGCCtaacattaattggggaaaagtaaaagcggtagTCTACACATGACaaatgacaacctcgttaaccgtgggccacagaaacattgCTTCTACTTCACCtgccctgttttttttttattttatttttatgggttcaccccccccccaaccaccccaaccaacacacacactggtGCTGTCCCTCAAACGATCGGGCAATGTTTTATCCAAAAGGCTGCTTAATAGATCTCTCTTTACTTCACATAGAGCATAATAACCTTAGACCCTTAAGGCATGATAACGTGAGCAAATGTGGACCCTTATTGGGCACTAAAAGTCCTTCCCACCCCTTTTTTCCCACTTTCGTCGCGTCTGCAGGTCGAAAGTCAAAGGTCAGCACAATGTTTAATATGCTCATTAATGCATGTGCTACAAGAAGCAGTTATAAGGGAAGTGATAATAACGCTTACACATCGACTTTCAACACGTGAGCTTTGCAGTTCTGAGAGCCGCTGTCAGTGTAGATAACACACAAAAGTATGGTGTGTCTAGGCTAGGATTGTCTTACTGGTATCAATGTATAAATAGACTCTCTTTCCCGGTACTCAGTGGCTTTCGGTTTTAATTCATTGTGGGGAGAAACTCGTGGAGTTATCGTTGTGTGTGGCAGTGATTACCTActcttgttttccttttatacaccaactactactagaACAAAATGGCAGTAAGTTTAATTagctatctctttttttttttctagtacacattttattttctgcagctgtttttttaaagaattttattttaaatattagcccacgatgaaaaaaaaaacaaactatttctcATTCTTAGACATAAAATGTGTGGGATCCCCGttgtggtggaataagtccgccgatcggtccgtttgcacttcccgatggggacgatggcctgcgactcctaggggtaaagtcttagagccacaacgtggtaaatattttgttggtatTATATAGGCACATAGACAGGCGCAAGCAAAACGTAAAGCTTAATGATTTCGTAAaggaacaaatatttaataaagattaattgaGAGGAAATACAATCAGTGAGTGAGGGGGGGGATGTACAGGAAGATTTATGATAAcgtttaagataatatcatcactgggatattgctcataaagattcgtgtatggtttgcttattcggctgtctctcacttatctgCTATGCAAGGTTCTCCTTCGGGGTGGGGTAAGTTGAAGCTCCGTTGTGTTTTAGCCAGTTGTTGGTGCCCTGCAGGTAGGCAGGCGCTAGTGTGAGGAATAtgaggatgccacgcggtgggcttactcctgtggtagttgcagaccggtcctgggacgtcagcctggaatgccttcgGTTCGGGTCGAGGGtgatgagtgactcaccctcaacgggaatgtgtggagagctgctgaggtctgccttcaggcaacaaaacacgccagccctggtgtaggaggctatgaaatgagacatgagaggagcctgaattattaaaccatacaggctggtcggcgaggggcgcatccttgataggagcgtctccctcagGCTAACTACGATACTTGTCAACAACATTTCACTAGGCCTAGTAACAATGCTgtacaaataatacaataataataatacaaatacaaatataaatgtacaaggcaggggcataAATGAGGAGGGAAACAGGGGGACCATATTACAGGGTTGTAGCCCCTGTGACCTCATTGACCCACAGGTAAACAAGTCCACGGTCACTCGTGACCAGAGGACCGTGACAAGAAGAAGGGAGGGGGTGCAAAAGGGCACATAACTATGCAGGTCGACAAGCTGAAAATAGTGGGGTAGACACGCGAGACTGATTCTCGGGCCTAAGGATGCATGGTAACAGCACAGTATGTGCataaccaaaacaaacaaaatcgtaatgtatatatatgtgcacatatacaggtacatatgcacaggtaagaaaatgatctagacgcgagtaggtccagatgaatatggatatgaataaataacaaatgcataaataaaCATTAGGATTAACTGAATCGCAAGGTGGATGTCCACCGTTGGGACtacagtcaacattgacgagtAAACGAGGAACACATACTCAAAGatatttacaaatgtaatgtttggaagcaaacaagggttaacatggtaatgatacatgaacctaaatgttacaggcgaagacacactaaataataatgataaagtttttccaactcacccgctttgccttacacaagttcccaaatgaatcgttgacttgagagtcttctgacttctcagtgattctgatctagaatggcattaacctgaaactttcgtctccggCTTTTATAGGTTACCGAACGGTATGTTAAGAGTAGTGATGATCCAATGGCCAGCGAGTCTTTTGagtttagaattgttaaattggaccaatcttttcatttggggctcattcacctgacttctttaacccgcgacccggggggggggggggacgaaggaGGATGAAAGCGGAACCATACCATAATTATCAGGCTGGACAATCGCTCGACGGTACAGCGGACGGAAACGATTTGAATAGCCCTGGGCGTTAGGATTGTCGACTCAAAGGGATGTACGTGgacaccaaattttaatgtccctggactttacggttgcgtgcttttgtttcggcgtttggggcgtaactttcaattttaatgttcctgaactgAACGGCTGCGTACGTTTGTTTCGACGTCTGGGTGTAACttgggatgtgtgtttatggcctataatttgggggttggatctaaccttggtgtaatagattgtttgtgttctacccTGGTCAGTTTAGTGTAAAAAGGGGCTATACAATGTTAACTAGTggttaagaggggggggggttagttccgcactggtcagttctgtattGAGAAGGGACGCGTTTCGTCACACACCCCTCCGCCAAAGATAATGCATTGTAAAGGCATTATTAATTTCGAAATTCTGAACTGACCTGTGAGAGGTTGCCTAGATGATAGAGGGACAAGCGGGGCCCCTACGTAGGAGCGTGCATTCACTGACCACGTCATCAGGTCCAGCGTGAGCTGGGATGCTATGGTGGACATCAAACTCCACCACAGGATCTGGGTTTGATGTATTGGCAGACTCACTTGTGCACCAATCAAGGAAGGCGGGAGTTACTCCCTCTTTGTGACTGCCATTACGGGCAAGAGAGTGGCTAAATAGTAGTAGCCGGGACTGGGTGTTCAGCTTGTTTTCATTGTGTTGAAACTGCAGAAGGCCCTTCGAGAACTTAGGCGTGGCAAGAAACACCTTACGCCGGCTGCAAAAGTGTGGCCACCCTATTCTATCAGATAGATAGCCTAGCAAGAATGTAGTGAGCATAAGTGTTACCACCAGTACTGGTTTGGGAAGCACATGGAGAGTTGAACCATCGTGTGAGGGCCCATGTGATGCTTTAGGGTTTGAACCATAGTGATGTGCAAGAAACATTAACGAGACTACTAGACATAGAAACTTTAGACAGATTTTGCGGTCTTCTCGTTTATTAGCCGAGCTAAGTTGCAAGTTTGATAGTTGGCTGGGTGGCGGGTCGTTTTCACCCAGAATGACCTCGGCGGGGTTAGCGGGTAGCTCATCTATGATGTTTAAGGGCGGATGTGGTTTTAGGCCCTCGGAGTTGAGGAGGGGTGCAGAAATGGGTAAAGTGGGGGACAGAGATACCTTACCAGGCGGCTCGAGGGGGAGACATTGTCTTGTCTCATAACTGTTTGTACAGGCGCTTCTCGTGTTGAGTGGCCTGGGGTGGGTTTCGGTGGACCGTGAGTTGAAGGCGGCACCAAGGGGTTTGATGCCTCGCACGATATCAGGAGCAATCATGGTGGCGCTGGATGCGATGTCCATTACGCTGTCGATGCCAGTGTCCTGCAGAAGGACGATGGCGGCAGTGCCGGTGCCCTGTGCATTGATGGGTGCGCTGGCAGAATGGGTGCTTCGCTCGATGGCGAGAGCGTTGAGATTGGCGGCCTGCATGACAACATTCGTGCCGCTAGAGTCAGCGTTCTTCGTGATAGAACTGCTGGTGGGATTCTCGGCCTTTACTCCTCGGCTCTGTTTAGAGTTCTGGGAGTTGGGTTGGCCAGTTTGCTGGGTTTGAGGGCCGAAGCGCTGGGATCGGGCCGCGTGACTTCGTGCGCCTCCCTCCCCGCCCGAATGGTGCTGTGGGAGGCCCGGTTTGTGAGCTATTGGGCGCCTATGGATTTTCGACTTATCCCTTTTCACAGGAACGAAAATCTTTGCAGACGATAGGTAGCTTCGTGGGTATTCCTTGTATCCTCTGCGGAGAGAGTTAAGGGTTTCCCTTGCGCCATCCTGTGGAGCCTGGGCTCCAGTAATCACAGGGAATGCGCTGATGTGGTCCGTTTCAGGGACCGAGGGGTTATTTGTATTGGGGTTCACCGGAGTGACCTCTGAGGTAGTGAACCTTGGGCCTGTAGGAGTTCCCAGGAACACGTATTTATCACCAAGCGTTAGATCAAAGCATGGATTGTCCATGACGGCCGCCTCTATCCTACCGTTGACATATCTAGATCTCACCTTTATTCGGGCGATCGGAAGGGTGAATGGGGGAGAGTTCAAGTCTGCGCCTTGTATGGTGACCCATTTGTTGCTAATGTAGCGGGGCTTTACCAATGATTTCCTGACGATTGCCGAAAAGGAACACCCGGAATCGTATAGACAATTAGAGGATATTCCGTTCACTAATACCTTTTCGACCGTAGGGGGATGGTTACTCGGTGATGAGTCTAGGACGGGAGTTGCTTGCGTTATCACCATCAGTGGTTGGGCTGAGTAAGGGCGACTTCTATTGTGACACTCGCTGGAGTCATGGGTAGGAGAGTTATGGAAGCTGCACCACTTCTTTTGCGGCCTCGGCGGGTTGGGAGGAATGGGGTGGCGGGGTGCTTGGTTGTTGGGCTggcgtgtttgtttgttgttattgttattgctgCTACTTGGAGGGTCGGGCTGCTTATCTACCTTCGCTATCGATGGGCTTTGGTCTGATGTTTTAGTTTTCTGCTCCCTGTGGGCTGCTAGAAATCTATCAGAGTAACTGACTATTTCTTGTGGTGTTGTGACACCGCTTTCATCTATGAAGATGCGAAGGTCAGGGGTCATACATTCGCGGAGCTGTTCTACCAGAATAAGGTCTTTTAGGCCTTCATAATTTTGAATGAAGGGACTTAAGGATAACCATTTATCCAAGTATTTCTCTAGTCTAGTAAAGAGACTGGAATACATCTCGCGCCTTTCGAGGCGAGAGTTCCTAAACTTCTTGTGGTAGGAGCTGGCGGTCAAGTCGAACTGGACTAGCAGTGCGTTCTTGAGCGCTGAGTAGTCGTTTTGACTAGATGAGGGGAGCTTAGCATACACCTCGTAGGCCTTACCCCGAAGAGCTTGTGACACTCTAAATGACCATTTGCCCATTGGTAACTGGTTGTTGGTAGCCACGTTTTGAAACCTTTCTAAGAAAGTCTCTATACTTTCTTTGGTTTCATCAAAAGGTTCTAAGTTGAAGTGAGGGGTTTGACAATTAGGGGAGTTTTGATCGGCAGCAATTGTGATGCGGGATTCGTCGTtagcttttaatttttctaactctatttccttttctttcatACGGAACGCGTGAGCTTCcttttccctctctctatctattttttctttttccctctctctatctattttttctttttccctctctctatttTCCC
The DNA window shown above is from Biomphalaria glabrata chromosome 5, xgBioGlab47.1, whole genome shotgun sequence and carries:
- the LOC129926186 gene encoding uncharacterized protein LOC129926186, yielding MAEGTRSKAESAKSIKIRELNELAEQIGIRPDDRPTFVLAKFEEWENREREKEKIDREREKEKIDREREKEAHAFRMKEKEIELEKLKANDESRITIAADQNSPNCQTPHFNLEPFDETKESIETFLERFQNVATNNQLPMGKWSFRVSQALRGKAYEVYAKLPSSSQNDYSALKNALLVQFDLTASSYHKKFRNSRLERREMYSSLFTRLEKYLDKWLSLSPFIQNYEGLKDLILVEQLRECMTPDLRIFIDESGVTTPQEIVSYSDRFLAAHREQKTKTSDQSPSIAKVDKQPDPPSSSNNNNNKQTRQPNNQAPRHPIPPNPPRPQKKWCSFHNSPTHDSSECHNRSRPYSAQPLMVITQATPVLDSSPSNHPPTVEKVLVNGISSNCLYDSGCSFSAIVRKSLVKPRYISNKWVTIQGADLNSPPFTLPIARIKVRSRYVNGRIEAAVMDNPCFDLTLGDKYVFLGTPTGPRFTTSEVTPVNPNTNNPSVPETDHISAFPVITGAQAPQDGARETLNSLRRGYKEYPRSYLSSAKIFVPVKRDKSKIHRRPIAHKPGLPQHHSGGEGGARSHAARSQRFGPQTQQTGQPNSQNSKQSRGVKAENPTSSSITKNADSSGTNVVMQAANLNALAIERSTHSASAPINAQGTGTAAIVLLQDTGIDSVMDIASSATMIAPDIVRGIKPLGAAFNSRSTETHPRPLNTRSACTNSYETRQCLPLEPPGKVSLSPTLPISAPLLNSEGLKPHPPLNIIDELPANPAEVILGENDPPPSQLSNLQLSSANKREDRKICLKFLCLVVSLMFLAHHYGSNPKASHGPSHDGSTLHVLPKPVLVVTLMLTTFLLGYLSDRIGWPHFCSRRKVFLATPKFSKGLLQFQHNENKLNTQSRLLLFSHSLARNGSHKEGVTPAFLDWCTSESANTSNPDPVVEFDVHHSIPAHAGPDDVVSECTLLRRGPACPSII